One Pseudoalteromonas rubra genomic window, CATCACTAACTACGTATTACTTGAGTTGGGTCACCCTATGCATGCGTTTGACCTAAGTGCCATTGAAGGTGGTATCAAAGTACGTAGTGCTGCTGAAAACGAAGAGCTGGTATTGCTTGATGGTAATACGGCCAAGCTGAAGCCAAGTACATTAGTGATTGCTGATCACAATAAAGCGCTGGCGATAGCCGGTATCTTCGGTGGTGAAAACTCAGGTGTTAAAGAAGGCACTACAGACATCTTGCTTGAAAGCGCATTCTTCAGTCCTTTAGCTATTGCTGGTCAGGCACGTAGCTATGGCCTGCATACTGATGCATCACACCGTTATGAACGCGGAGTGGATTATCAGTTACAGCATGATGCTATGGAGCGAGCAACGGCCTTGCTACTTGAAATTGCTGGCGGCCAGGCAGGTCCGGTTGTAGAAGCCGTGTCTGAAGCTGATTTACCTGAGGCTAAATCTGTCACGCTGCGCCGCTCACGTCTGGATCGTGTTATTGGCTATCATATTGCTGATGAAAAAGTGACGGATATCCTGACGCGCCTTGGTCTGGATGTGGCATTTGCCAACGATAGCTGGACTGCAACTGTACCAAGTTATCGTTTCGACATTAGTATTGAAGAAGATCTCATTGAGGAAGTTGCACGTGTGTTCGGGTATAATAATATCCCAAATGTAGCACCGACCGCGGCATTAAAGATGACCGATCACCAAGAAGCACGCTTGCCGGTTTCTCGCCTGCGTAACGAACTGGTCGCACGTGGCTATCAGGAAGCAATTACCTACAGCTTCGTTGATCCTAAGAAACAACAACTGCTGCACCCTGAAAGTGATGCTTTGGTACTACCACATCCTATTTCGGTAGAAATGTCTGCGATGCGCGTAAGCCTGATGCCGGGGTTGCTTAATGCCGTAGCCTACAACCAAAACCGCCAGCAGGCTCGCATCCGTTTATTTGAACACGGCCTGAAGTTCGTTAAAGATGAAACTGCAGAAAACGGCGTTCGTCAAACTCCTGTGATTGGTGGTGTGGTATATGGCAATACGCACAATGAACACTGGGGCATTGAAAGCCGTAAGACTGATTTCTTTGACGTGAAAGGCGATGTAGAGGCATTGCTGGCTTTATGTAATGACAAAGCGCGTTTTAGCTTCAAAGCGCAACCAAGTGATGGTCTGCATCCGGGTCAATCTGCTGCCATTTATGCCAATGGTGAGAAAGTGGGTTATATCGGCGCGGTTCATCCGCAGCTGCAAAAATCACTGGATCTTAATGAAACTGCGTATGTTTTTGAAGTTGAAACAGCGGCGATCGCTGAACGTAAGCTTCCAGAAGCTGTTAGTATCTCAAAATTCCCGTCAAATCGCCGTGATATTGCTATTTTAGTTGCAGATGATGTAAAAATAGGCGATATTTTAGAAAGCATTGAGAAAGTTGGCGGAAATCAATTAGTTGACCTAAACTTATTCGATGTGTATAAGGGCAAAGGTATTGAGCCTGGTTATAAGAGTTTAGCCATTGCTCTAACACTGCAAGCCGTTGATAGAACGCTCGAAGAGAAAGACATCAACGACACTGTAGAAATCGTGGTGGCCGAATTGGCCAAACAATTTAATGCATCGTTGAGGGACTAGATATGGCGCTTACTAAAGCCGACATAGCTGAACACCTATTTGAGAAATTGGGGATAAATAAAAAGGATGCCAAAGACTTAGTTGAAGCGTTTTTTGAAGAAATCCGCTCAGCGCTGGAAAGTGGAGAGCAGGTAAAGCTGTCCGGTTTTGGTAATTTCGACCTGCGTGATAAAAAAGAACGCCCTGGTCGTAACCCTAAAACTGGTGAAGACATTCCCATCTCGGCACGCCGTGTTGTAACTTTCAGACCTGGTCAGAAGTTAAAAACACGTGTAGAAGTGGGAACCAGCAAAAACCTGTGATCACGCAGACGTCTTTGGGTTAGATCGCAGGCATGTTCTGCTGCGTAACCTTCAGCTAGATATCTGTATGATAATTAAGAAACCCCGGCATCAACCGGGGTTTCTTGTCATAAAAATTTAATTTACCTGTTTTAACATCTGGCCTTTGTATTTGTTTGGAGTGCGAAGTTGATCCAGGGTAATCACTCCTTGACTAATCGTATAAAAAATATCTGTGTTGCGTGGTTGATAAGTTCTCTGCTATTTGGCTCTTTGGCGATTTTTGTCTACGTGCAACAGAAAGAAGCCGCAAAGCAATCCGTTCAGGCCGCCTCCGAATTGATCCGACAGGAGCTAGATTCGCAGCTTCATAATATTGATGTCTTTTTAAAACATGCAGAGCGCCTCGATGAAACATGTGACGCTCATACTATCTCTTTAATGCGAGAGCAGGTATTCGTTAATCCTGCATTGAGTGAGATTGGCATCGTCGATGAATATGGCCGATTACTGTGTAACTCATTTGGCCGCCTGACGCCCCCGGTACAAACCACAGAGCCCATAAAACAACCCGGCTTGAGGTATCATGGCCCAATCATTACTGACTTTTTGCAAGTCCCTGCGTTTGTGCTGGCGCGCACACGCAATGATGGATTTGAAGTTAATGCCTTACTACCAACCAGCTGGTTAAGTGATACCTTAGATATTACCCGGCATAAAAACCTGGTTTTCATTGCTTTGCTCGATGGTGAGTCCGGCGTGCCCATATTTTTGCGTGGCAAATACACTTTACCTTTGGGCGAGACGATATTTCCCATGACGGATGTACTGGAGTTTGAAGGGCATTTTGACGATGGCACGCAGAAATATATCTTTGCACGGCCGCTTGCTGCTTTGCCACAACTGACCATTATGGTGGCCAGCGATGCAAAACGACTGTCTACCATCCAGCCTGTGTGGTTGTTAACCCTGTTGCTTTTATATTGTGGCTCATTGGTGGGGCTCACTATGTTGCTTAACCACTATGACAGCCGGGTATTGAGTAGCCGGGCATTGTTGCTTGGGGCTATCAATAAGCAGGAACTATTTAATGTCTATCAGCCTCTGGTAGATGCAACGACTCGGGAAGTTGTTGGGGTTGAAGTGCTGATCCGCTGGCAGCACCCTGTGGAGGGGGAGCTTAGCCCGGCCTATTTCGTTCCCGAAGCGGAGCGCGATGGCAGTATTCTTGATCTGTCGATTTATCAGATAGAAAGAGCGCTGACTGAATTGCGTGCAATTTTACAAAGTAAACCTCACTTCAAGGTGTCGTTTAACGTTAACGGTTATTTGTTGACTTGCGCAGACTACCTTGAAGTGTTGCACAAAGCGAACCAGAATATCCCGAAACTCACCATAGAGCTGACAGAGCGTGACGTGTTATCTCAGGCACAAATACACTCCGTTCTTCAGTCATTGGTAGACTCAGGGGTCGAGATCGCGATAGACGACTTTGGTACCGGTTACAGTGGTTTGCATTATCTGCAGAGTTTTCCAATCGATCTGTTGAAGATAGACCAGACCTTTGTTGCCTCTATTGGTATGGATAACCTGCAGTCCCCTGTACTTAATGCGATGATAGAGATGGCAGCTAAGCTTGATAAAAAGCTGATTGCAGAGGGCGTAGAAACGGCGCATCAGGCAGAGTATTTATCCCGTCAGGGTGTGTGTGTGCACCAGGGTTGGTACTATTATATGGCGATGCCAATTCAGAAGCTTAAAGAGGTTTGCTAATTTACGTAATATAACGGCCTGTAATAGAAAAGCCCCGGTTACGGGGCTTTAGGTCAAGGGATTATAATGAGGCAAAGTAACAGCCATATCCGGGCAGGGACAGCTGGCCTTGTTCATAGCGACCATTATGATGGACTAACTCCTGATGTTGCGCATGGTGGCTACTGTTCAGTTCGAGCTGAGCAGGCTGATCACTCAGGTTAAACGCGCATAGCACGGTTTTACCCTGATAATGTCGATAAAATGCGAGCATAGGCTCCGGGCTATCTATGAACTCGATATCTCCCACCTGCAATTCTGGCATTGTATTCCGCCATGCCATAAATGCCTGATAACGCGCCAAAATAGAATCTTCCAAGTCAGCTTGCTGAGAAACCGCTTGTGGCAGATGTGCCGGTGATACTGGCAACCAGGGTTTTCCTTCGCTGAAGCCTGCATGCTCAAGCTCGGTATGCCAGGGCATGGGTGTGCGACAGCCATCACGTCCCTTAAAGTTCGGCCAGAACGTAATGCCATAAGGATCCTGTAAATCTTCAAATGCGACATCGGCTTCACCCAGGCCCAGTTCTTCGCCCTGGTACATACATACACTGCCACGCAATGACCCCAATAACGCGGTGAGCATGCTCGCTTGGCGTGCGTCAACGGTTTTACCGTCTTTAGACCAGCGGCTTGCAACGCGTTCTACGTCGTGGTTACTGAACGCCCAACATGGCCAGCCTTCGGTCATGACTGCTTCAAGGCGAGAGACGGTTTCACGAATGTAGCTTGCACTGTAGTCTTTGGTCAGTAACTCAAAGCTGTAGCCCATGTGCAGCTTATCACCGCCGGAGGTATACTCAGCCATGGTTTGAAGAGAATCCTCGGATGAAATCTCTCCCAGACTGACCGTGCCAGGGTAGCGGTCGAGCAGGGTGCGGATCTCTGCCATAAACGCGAGGTTTTCCGGCTGGGTATTGTTGTAATAATGGTACTGAAATGCATAAGGGTTGTCTTCGCTAAAACCACGCCCCTGACGTAATTCCTTTGGCTTTGCAGGATTGTCACGCAACTGTTGATCATGGAAGCAAAAGTTAATGGCATCCAGGCGGAAACCGTCAACACCTTTTTTCAGCCAGAATTCGACATTATCCAGAACCGCCTGACGTACTTCAGGATTGTGGAAGTTCAAATCCGGTTGCTCAGTCAAAAAGTTATGGAGATAGTACTGACAACGGCGAGAGTCCCACTGCCATGCAACACCACCAAAGATAGACAGCCAGTTGTTTGGGGGGCTGCCATCAGGCTTAGCATCCGCCCAAACGTACCAGTCAGCTTTGCCGTTTGTTTGGTTGGCACGGCTTTCGCTAAACCAGGCATGTTCATCTGAAGTGTGGCTAAGTACCTGATCAATAATGATCTTAATATTACGTTGATGTGCCTTGTCGATTAATTCATCAAAGTCATCAAGGTTACCAAACATTGGGTCAATATCACGGTAGTCGCTGATATCATAGCCGAAGTCTTTCATAGGAGACTTGAAAAATGGCGAGATCCAGATGGCATCTACGCCGAGCGACTTAATGTAATCGAGCTTGCTAATGATCCCCTGAAGATCGCCAATTCCATCATTATTGGTATCGCAAAAGCTGCGGGGGTATACCTGATAGATAACCGCGCCTTTCCACCATTCATTATGAGCCATGCACTTTCTCCTGCGCCGTGCAGCTGAGCTGCCGTATCCATATCTGCCTCTGGAGCCATCTCGCAACTCAATGTATTGAGGGGCTTAATAACTGTAGTCAATTCAAACGAGGTGAGGTCAGATTATGATGTAAACAGGATACGACAACACTAAATATTAACAATGGCGAAGAGCATACGACATGCGTTGATATGAGTAAAAAGCCTGCATACGTATGCAGCATAATTAGTTGTCATTGGATTAATATAAAAGCCGGATTTCAAACTCATTGGTGCTCTTTACCAATATGTGTTTCTGCCTCAGATTCCCCTCTTTTATCTGTATTACAGTTTAATTAATTGGTAATACCAATTTTCATGTTGATTTCGGAGCAGAAAAATTCAGCAAATTTGATGGCACAATCGTTGGCAGTTATTTGATTTTCGTTAAAACTTAGTAAATTCAGCGAAAGCATAACATGCAAGGTTCACCAACAGATTGTTGCGATAATATTTATAAAGGTAACAGGGGGTTAGCGCTTCTAGGAGTGAATGTCCTGTGAACAAAATGAAATGGAGGCTGTATTGAATACGTATGCATAAAGTTGTTTGGACGTTGAAGGCAGCGCTACTATTGCCGCTGACAACAAAATTACCGCCTTTAAAATCGTTGTAGCGCTTCACGGTTCACCGTGTGACGAATAAACAAACAACTAGGCGTCATAAAAATGGTTAATTGGGATAAAACACTATGTCTATGTTCAAACCAAGCATGCTAACAGTTGCGCTTATGGCCGCTGGCGTTAGCCACTTTTCGGTCGTTGCAGAAGAAGAGAAAGCAGCAAAGAAAGAGGATGTTGAAGTTATCGAGGTACGTGGTATCTCTCGTAGTATCATCGCGTCAATCGATAAAAAGCGTTACAGCGACACAGTAGCAGAAGTCGTTGATGCTGGTGATCTGGCATCTTTGCCCGATGTTTCCATTGCAGACTCCCTGAGCCGTTTGCCAGGTGTGACAGCGGTGCGCGCAAGTGGTCAGTCATCTCAGTTGAATATTCGTGGTATGAATGGCGACTTTATTCAGACAACACTTAATGGCCGTGAACAGGCAAGCACCAGTGGTTATACAGCGGGTAGCCGCTGGATATCGTTTGACCAGTACCCGTCAGAGTTGATCAACCAGGCTGCTGTATACAAGTCGCCAAAAGCCTCTTTGGTAGAAGGGGGTGTTGCTGCAACGGTTGAACTGAAAACAGTGAACCCACTTGAAGCGAAAGAGCAACATAACTTCAATTCTTCAGTACGTTATTCCTACAATGATGCTGCATCAGATGTAGGTGCCGATTCAAGTGGTGAGCGCATCAGTTTCTCATATCAGGGCAAGTTCCTGGATGAAACTTTGGGT contains:
- the pheT gene encoding phenylalanine--tRNA ligase subunit beta — translated: MKFSEKWLREWVNPAIDTEALSEQLSMAGLEVDGVDPVAGDFEGVVIGEVVECGQHPDADKLRVTKVNVGEDELLDIVCGAANCRTGLKVAVAKVGAVLPGGFKIKKAKLRGQPSHGMLCAFEELGMAESSDGILELPADAQIGQNIREYFNLDDVTIDVDLTANRSDCLGIKGLAREVGVLNGIDVNALAIPAVEPTIDDKIEIELVNSQACPRYLGRVVKGINLDAITPLWMVEKLRRSGIRSIDPVVDITNYVLLELGHPMHAFDLSAIEGGIKVRSAAENEELVLLDGNTAKLKPSTLVIADHNKALAIAGIFGGENSGVKEGTTDILLESAFFSPLAIAGQARSYGLHTDASHRYERGVDYQLQHDAMERATALLLEIAGGQAGPVVEAVSEADLPEAKSVTLRRSRLDRVIGYHIADEKVTDILTRLGLDVAFANDSWTATVPSYRFDISIEEDLIEEVARVFGYNNIPNVAPTAALKMTDHQEARLPVSRLRNELVARGYQEAITYSFVDPKKQQLLHPESDALVLPHPISVEMSAMRVSLMPGLLNAVAYNQNRQQARIRLFEHGLKFVKDETAENGVRQTPVIGGVVYGNTHNEHWGIESRKTDFFDVKGDVEALLALCNDKARFSFKAQPSDGLHPGQSAAIYANGEKVGYIGAVHPQLQKSLDLNETAYVFEVETAAIAERKLPEAVSISKFPSNRRDIAILVADDVKIGDILESIEKVGGNQLVDLNLFDVYKGKGIEPGYKSLAIALTLQAVDRTLEEKDINDTVEIVVAELAKQFNASLRD
- the ihfA gene encoding integration host factor subunit alpha codes for the protein MALTKADIAEHLFEKLGINKKDAKDLVEAFFEEIRSALESGEQVKLSGFGNFDLRDKKERPGRNPKTGEDIPISARRVVTFRPGQKLKTRVEVGTSKNL
- a CDS encoding EAL domain-containing protein gives rise to the protein MTNRIKNICVAWLISSLLFGSLAIFVYVQQKEAAKQSVQAASELIRQELDSQLHNIDVFLKHAERLDETCDAHTISLMREQVFVNPALSEIGIVDEYGRLLCNSFGRLTPPVQTTEPIKQPGLRYHGPIITDFLQVPAFVLARTRNDGFEVNALLPTSWLSDTLDITRHKNLVFIALLDGESGVPIFLRGKYTLPLGETIFPMTDVLEFEGHFDDGTQKYIFARPLAALPQLTIMVASDAKRLSTIQPVWLLTLLLLYCGSLVGLTMLLNHYDSRVLSSRALLLGAINKQELFNVYQPLVDATTREVVGVEVLIRWQHPVEGELSPAYFVPEAERDGSILDLSIYQIERALTELRAILQSKPHFKVSFNVNGYLLTCADYLEVLHKANQNIPKLTIELTERDVLSQAQIHSVLQSLVDSGVEIAIDDFGTGYSGLHYLQSFPIDLLKIDQTFVASIGMDNLQSPVLNAMIEMAAKLDKKLIAEGVETAHQAEYLSRQGVCVHQGWYYYMAMPIQKLKEVC
- a CDS encoding alpha-glucosidase family protein, whose protein sequence is MAHNEWWKGAVIYQVYPRSFCDTNNDGIGDLQGIISKLDYIKSLGVDAIWISPFFKSPMKDFGYDISDYRDIDPMFGNLDDFDELIDKAHQRNIKIIIDQVLSHTSDEHAWFSESRANQTNGKADWYVWADAKPDGSPPNNWLSIFGGVAWQWDSRRCQYYLHNFLTEQPDLNFHNPEVRQAVLDNVEFWLKKGVDGFRLDAINFCFHDQQLRDNPAKPKELRQGRGFSEDNPYAFQYHYYNNTQPENLAFMAEIRTLLDRYPGTVSLGEISSEDSLQTMAEYTSGGDKLHMGYSFELLTKDYSASYIRETVSRLEAVMTEGWPCWAFSNHDVERVASRWSKDGKTVDARQASMLTALLGSLRGSVCMYQGEELGLGEADVAFEDLQDPYGITFWPNFKGRDGCRTPMPWHTELEHAGFSEGKPWLPVSPAHLPQAVSQQADLEDSILARYQAFMAWRNTMPELQVGDIEFIDSPEPMLAFYRHYQGKTVLCAFNLSDQPAQLELNSSHHAQHQELVHHNGRYEQGQLSLPGYGCYFASL